In Primulina eburnea isolate SZY01 chromosome 14, ASM2296580v1, whole genome shotgun sequence, the following proteins share a genomic window:
- the LOC140811787 gene encoding upstream activation factor subunit UAF30-like, with amino-acid sequence MKMLPRGMKKAVTDNPKKVADLIDLVNLPSTLREFMGQSQSSQLNCFRHVWSYIKLNNLQDPSNKNIVTCDHKLKNILLGKPKVELTELPMLIRLHFPKQPK; translated from the exons ATGAAAATGTTGCCACGGGGGATGAAGAAGGCTGTTACAGACAATCCTAAGAAGGTTGCGGATTTGATTGACCTTGTAAATCTGCCCTCGACGCTGAGAGAATTCATGGGTCAGTCTCAGAGTTCCCAATTGAACTGCTTTAGGCATGTGTGGTCATATATCAAGCTGAACAATCTTCAG GATCCGAGCAATAAAAACATTGTGACTTGTGATCACAAGCTGAAGAACATTCTGTTGGGCAAGCCTAAGGTAGAACTTACTGAACTTCCCATGTTGATCAGGTTGCATTTCCCAAAGCAGCCCAAGTGA
- the LOC140813326 gene encoding EH domain-containing protein 1-like, protein MEIDFAPITRCSKEHQKIYQDWFSFADSDGDGRLTGGDATKFFSMSGLSREDLKLVWAIADTKRQGFLGLKEFVTAMQLISLAQAGRTPTSDILNAEVDFENLHPPAMEGLDVCLDKMKRRLAKQNGAPKVQPSANWFSSKSSKKVSSNSVTSIIDGLKKLYEKKVKPLEVTYRFNDFVSPLLTNSDFDAKPMVMLLGQYSTGKTTFIKHLLQSSYPGSHIGPEPTTDRFVVVMNGPDERSVPGNTVAVQADMPFNGLTTFGTAFLSKFECSQMPHPLLEHITFVDTPGVLSGEKQRTQRSYEFTGVTSWFAAKCDLILLLFDPHKLDISDEFKRVIGSLRGHDDKIRVVLNKADQVDTQQLMRVYGALMWSLGKVLNTPEVMRVYIGSFNDKPINEATAGPVGKALFEREQDDLLSDLKDIPKKACARRINEFVKRARAAKIHAYIIGHLKKEMPAMMGKAKTQQKLIDNLADEFAKIQKEHHLPPGDFPNVEEFREILSSYNIDKFEKLKPKMIQSVDDMLGYDVPDLLKNFSNPYD, encoded by the exons ATGGAGATTGATTTCGCCCCGATAACTCGGTGTTCCAAGGAGCACCAGAAGATATATCAAGATTGGTTCTCTTTCGCTGATTCAG ATGGAGATGGGCGTCTAACGGGAGGCGATGCCACCAAATTCTTTTCCATGTCCGGTTTATCTCGTGAAGATCTCAAGCTG GTCTGGGCAATTGCAGATACAAAAAGGCAAGGCTTTCTTGGGTTGAAAGAATTTGTCACGGCCATGCAG TTGATCTCTTTGGCACAAGCTGGACGTACTCCCACCAGTGATATTCTAAATGCTGAAG TTGACTTTGAAAACTTGCATCCTCCTGCCATGGAAGGTCTGGATGTCTGCCTTGAT AAAATGAAGCGTAGACTTGCGAAACAAAATG GTGCTCCAAAGGTGCAGCCTTCTGCTAATTGGttttcatcaaaatcttctaagaAG GTATCTTCAAACTCTGTAACTTCCATAATTGATGGCTTGAAGAAACTGTATGAAAAGAAGGTGAAGCCCCTGGAAGTAACATATCGGTTTAATGACTTTGTTTCTCCCTTACTG ACAAACAGTGACTTTGATGCTAAACCAATGGTGATGCTTCTGGGTCAGTACTCCACAGGGAAAACAACGTTCATCAAGCATTTGCTTCAGAGTAGTTATCCAG GATCCCACATTGGACCAGAGCCTACAACAGATAGATTTGTGGTTGTCATG AATGGACCTGATGAGAGAAGTGTTCCAGGGAACACAGTTGCTGTTCAAGCAGATATGCCATTCAATGGCTTGACAACTTTTGGAACTGCATTTTTGTCAAAATTCGAATGCTCACAGATGCCACATCCT CTACTGGAGCACATAACATTCGTGGACACTCCCGGAGTTTTATCAGGAGAAAAGCAACGAACACAGAGAAGTTACGAGTTCACCGGTGTAACATCTTGGTTTGCTGCAAAGTGTGATCTCATCCTACTTCTATTCGACCCCCACAAACTTGATATAAGCGATGAGTTCAAACGAGTCATTGGATCTTTACGCGGTCATGATGATAAAATACGCGTGGTTTTGAACAAGGCTGACCAAGTTGATACACAGCAA CTTATGCGAGTATACGGAGCATTGATGTGGTCGCTCGGGAAAGTTCTCAATACTCCTGAAGTTATGCGTGTTTACATAGG ttctttcaatgaCAAGCCTATAAACGAAGCTACTGCTGGTCCGGTCGGTAAAGCGCTTTTCGAGAGGGAACAGGATGACCTTCTTTCTGATCTGAAAGACATACCAAAGAAAGCTTGCGCTCGTCGT ATAAACGAATTCGTTAAACGTGCCAGGGCTGCGAAGATACACGCTTATATCATCGGTCATTTGAAGAAAGAAATGCCTGCAATGATGGGCAAAGCCAAGACACAACAGAAACTCATCGACAATCTGGCTGACGAATTCGCAAAG ATTCAGAAGGAACACCATCTCCCACCTGGGGATTTTCCAAATGTGGAAGAATTTAGGGAGATTTTGAGCTCCTACAACATAGATAAGTTTGAGAAGTTGAAGCCTAAAATGATACAATCTGTTGACGACATGCTTGGATATGATGTTCCCGACCTTCTGAAGAATTTTAGCAATCCTTATGATTAA
- the LOC140812794 gene encoding uncharacterized protein produces MSETGAAVTPPAMAVREQEIAEALKSLLRDVNSFTSLNGVVQMLEAKLGVDLSQKIDFIRSQIHHFLLLQSQPHNQQQDGFALHQTPKFNPVSSPQFAPNFIVHQSTVDYGFGLPLQSPPLSSQLPPPPSVKTTSVPTANTSAKESVPVVRKRRGGPGGLNKLCGVSPELQVIVGQPTLPRTEIVKQLWAYIRKHSLQDPNNKRKIICNDDLRLVFDTDCTDMFKMNKLLAKHIIPLEPTKQKTQYSKIPKADVESGSKSDDPVPIVLISEALAIFFGTDEREMSQAEVLRQMWEYIKLNQLEDPSNAMVITCDVKLQGLLGCESISALGIPDTLSRLHLSKKS; encoded by the exons ATGAGTGAGACAGGTGCAGCAGTAACGCCGCCGGCAATGGCTGTAAGGGAGCAGGAAATAGCGGAGGCGCTGAAGTCCCTCCTCCGTGACGTCAACTCATTCACCTCTCTAAACGGTGTCGTTCAGATGCTGGAGGCTAAATTAGGGGTGGATTTGAGTCAGAAAATCGACTTCATTCGTAGCCAGATCCACCATTTCCTTCTACTACAGTCGCAACCTCATAACCAGCAGCAGGACGGTTTTGCCCTTCACCAAACCCCTAAATTTAATCCCGTTTCATCGCCACAATTTGCCCCAAATTTCATCGTTCACCAGTCCACGGTGGATTACGGTTTTGGCTTGCCGCTCCAATCCCCGCCACTTTCCTCGCAGCTCCCGCCACCTCCGTCGGTGAAGACAACTAGTGTTCCAACTGCTAACACCTCCGCCAAAGAAAG TGTTCCAGTTGTGCGAAAAAGAAGAGGTGGTCCAGGTGGCTTGAACAAACTGTGCGGTGTTTCTCCCGAGCTTCAAGTAATTGTTGGACAACCTACCTTGCCAAGGACTGAG ATCGTGAAACAGTTATGGGCTTACATAAGGAAACACAGCCTTCAAGATCCCAACAACAAAAGGAAGATAATTTGCAACGACGATCTCCGTTTGGTGTTTGATACGGATTGTACTGACATGTTCAAAATGAATAAATTGCTAGCTAAGCATATAATACCGCTTGAGCCAACAA AACAGAAAACACAATATAGTAAGATACCCAAGGCTGATGTGGAATCTGGGAGTAAAAGTGATGACCCTGTTCCTATTGTTCTGATATCTGAGGCTCTTGCCATTTTCTTCGGAACTGATGAGCGGGAGATGTCACAAGCAGAAGTATTAAGGCAGATGTGGGAGTACATAAAGCTTAACCAACTCGAA GATCCTTCAAATGCGATGGTGATCACATGTGATGTAAAATTACAAGGCCTTCTTGGATGTGAAAGCATTTCAGCCCTGGGGATACCTGATACATTGTCTCGGCTTCACTTATCTAAGAAATCATGA